From the Cohaesibacter sp. ES.047 genome, one window contains:
- the fliG gene encoding flagellar motor switch protein FliG — translation MAGKAFTDLGANTSVSVNNEERELNGAEKAAIMLLALGDDHGGPIWSRLDDIEIKQVSIAMSKLGGITPNMLDNLIVDFVARLSSKGAVTGNFDSTERLLLSFLPEDRVNVIMEEIRGPAGRNMWEKLSNVQENVLANYLKNEYPQTVAVVLSKIKSDHAARVLSIMPEDFGLEVINRMLSMEAVQKEVLEKVEQTLRVEFMSNLSTTQRRDAHEVMADIFNNFDRQTEARLLAALEEENRESAEKIKQLMFTFEDLAKLDASGVQALLQNIEKDTLGLALKGANENVRTLFFDNMSARAGAMLQEDMESMGPVRLRDVDEAQGEMVNMAKDLAARGEIIIAKGNGEDELVY, via the coding sequence ATGGCAGGCAAGGCATTCACAGATCTGGGGGCAAACACTTCCGTTTCTGTCAACAACGAAGAGCGTGAACTCAACGGAGCCGAAAAAGCTGCGATCATGCTGCTTGCGCTCGGGGATGATCACGGCGGACCGATCTGGAGCCGGCTTGATGATATCGAGATCAAGCAGGTCTCGATCGCCATGTCCAAGCTTGGCGGCATCACGCCCAATATGCTCGACAACCTGATCGTTGATTTTGTCGCGCGCCTGTCATCGAAAGGCGCCGTCACTGGCAACTTTGATTCCACCGAGCGCTTGCTGCTGTCTTTCCTGCCCGAAGACAGGGTGAACGTCATCATGGAAGAGATCCGCGGACCGGCCGGTCGCAACATGTGGGAGAAACTCTCCAACGTTCAGGAGAATGTCCTCGCCAACTATCTCAAGAACGAATATCCGCAGACCGTCGCCGTGGTTCTGTCCAAGATCAAATCCGACCACGCTGCGCGCGTTCTGTCGATCATGCCGGAGGATTTTGGCCTCGAAGTCATCAACCGCATGTTGTCGATGGAAGCGGTTCAAAAGGAAGTGCTCGAAAAGGTCGAACAGACCCTGCGTGTCGAATTCATGTCGAACCTGTCCACCACCCAGCGCCGCGATGCGCATGAGGTGATGGCCGACATCTTCAACAATTTCGACCGCCAGACCGAAGCACGCCTGCTGGCTGCTCTCGAAGAAGAAAACAGGGAATCCGCCGAGAAGATCAAGCAGTTGATGTTCACCTTCGAGGATCTCGCCAAGCTCGATGCCTCCGGTGTTCAGGCCCTGTTGCAGAATATCGAGAAGGACACCCTCGGCCTCGCCCTCAAAGGCGCGAACGAAAATGTCCGCACGCTGTTCTTCGACAACATGTCGGCCCGCGCTGGCGCGATGCTGCAGGAAGACATGGAAAGCATGGGCCCGGTACGCCTGCGCGACGTCGACGAGGCGCAGGGCGAGATGGTCAACATGGCCAAGGACCTGGCCGCTCGCGGCGAGATCATTATCGCCAAGGGCAATGGCGAAGACGAACTGGTTTACTAG
- a CDS encoding DUF1153 domain-containing protein, with the protein MTDQIRARVKYVIGPDGSPLTVADLPPENTRRWVIRRKAEVVAAVRGGLLSLEEACQKYTLTVEEFLSWQSSIDQHGLAGLRATRVQQYR; encoded by the coding sequence ATGACCGATCAAATACGTGCGAGAGTAAAGTATGTCATCGGCCCCGATGGGAGTCCTTTGACAGTTGCGGATCTACCACCCGAAAATACAAGACGGTGGGTGATCAGACGCAAGGCCGAAGTTGTTGCTGCCGTTCGCGGTGGCTTGCTGAGCCTTGAAGAAGCGTGCCAGAAATACACTTTGACAGTTGAGGAATTCCTTAGCTGGCAGAGCTCCATCGATCAACATGGTCTGGCCGGTCTTCGAGCAACGCGGGTGCAACAGTATCGGTAA
- a CDS encoding sigma-54 dependent transcriptional regulator: protein MRLLITGTLNGQLSQATKIALDRGAQVSHAETIDMALTHLRAGRGADLMMVDVKLDIAKLINALETEHITLPVIACGVENDARAAVNAIRAGAKEYIPLPPDPEIIAAVLEAVVRDQGTLIHRDPAMSNVVQLANQIAPSDASVLITGESGTGKEVLARHVHAKSRRTSHPFVSVNCAAIPDNLLESELFGHEKGAFTGAVARRIGKFEEANGGTLLLDEISEMDIRLQAKLLRAIQERVIDRVGGAKPVPIDIRIIATSNRNLADEVRAGTFREDLLYRLNVINLQIPPLRERPQDIDLLAAHFADKYAQANGLPQRKLSTSCSRHLHANNWDGNVRELENTIHRAVLLATGVEIGAEALRLPDGSRMDQTIIGMASGPAAQAVMAAEGVTRTLVGRTVSDVEQELILETLDHCLGNRTHAANILGISIRTLRNKLKQYSEDGVEIPLPGDSRIAS, encoded by the coding sequence ATGCGCCTTTTGATCACCGGAACCCTGAACGGCCAGCTTTCCCAGGCAACCAAAATCGCCCTGGACCGCGGTGCGCAGGTATCCCACGCGGAAACCATCGACATGGCCCTCACCCATTTGCGGGCGGGCCGTGGCGCCGATCTGATGATGGTCGACGTCAAGCTGGACATCGCAAAACTCATCAATGCCCTTGAAACAGAGCATATCACCTTGCCGGTGATCGCCTGCGGCGTTGAAAACGATGCCCGCGCAGCCGTCAACGCCATTCGGGCTGGTGCCAAGGAATATATTCCGCTGCCGCCAGACCCCGAAATCATCGCCGCAGTACTGGAAGCGGTCGTGCGTGATCAGGGCACTCTGATCCACCGCGATCCGGCCATGTCCAACGTGGTTCAGCTTGCCAATCAGATCGCGCCAAGCGATGCATCGGTCCTGATCACAGGCGAGAGCGGCACCGGCAAGGAAGTCCTTGCCCGCCATGTGCATGCCAAATCCCGCCGCACATCTCACCCCTTCGTTTCGGTTAACTGCGCCGCTATTCCCGACAACCTACTTGAATCCGAACTGTTCGGTCATGAAAAGGGTGCCTTTACCGGTGCTGTCGCCCGCCGCATCGGCAAATTCGAGGAAGCCAACGGCGGCACGCTTCTGCTCGACGAGATTTCGGAAATGGACATCCGCTTGCAGGCCAAACTGTTGCGCGCCATTCAGGAACGGGTCATCGACCGGGTTGGCGGTGCCAAGCCCGTGCCCATCGACATCCGCATCATTGCGACATCCAACCGCAATCTGGCCGATGAAGTGCGCGCCGGCACCTTCCGCGAGGATCTGCTGTACCGTCTCAACGTGATCAACCTGCAAATCCCGCCCTTGCGCGAACGCCCGCAGGACATCGATCTGCTGGCGGCTCATTTTGCCGACAAATATGCACAGGCCAACGGCCTGCCGCAGCGCAAGCTGAGCACATCCTGCTCGCGTCACCTTCATGCCAACAATTGGGACGGCAACGTGCGCGAGCTGGAAAACACCATTCATCGCGCCGTGCTGCTGGCCACCGGCGTCGAAATCGGGGCAGAGGCGTTGCGCCTGCCCGATGGCAGCCGAATGGATCAGACCATTATCGGCATGGCCTCCGGCCCTGCTGCACAGGCAGTGATGGCCGCAGAAGGCGTGACGCGCACATTGGTGGGCCGCACGGTATCTGACGTGGAACAGGAACTGATTCTCGAAACCCTCGACCATTGTCTGGGCAACCGGACCCATGCCGCCAACATTCTGGGCATCTCGATCCGGACCCTGCGCAACAAGCTCAAGCAATATTCCGAAGACGGGGTTGAGATCCCACTGCCCGGGGATAGTCGGATCGCCAGTTGA
- the fliF gene encoding flagellar basal-body MS-ring/collar protein FliF, protein MNGILDFLKTLGPARLAAMGVVTAALIGFFAFIMLRVTEPTLAPLYTDLSFEDSIQITKLLEAQNVTHVIRDEGAVILAPKPDILRLRMQLAESGLPNGGNVGYEIFDKSETLGTTSFVQNVNHLRALEGELSRSIRTIRNVRKARVHLVLPKRQLFKRDQKPPSASIAVKLQGSLNPTQIQAIQHLVASAVEGLDPQNVTIIDGRGRLLATGRGSGDSFLSTSMDERRIEMENRLRDQVQEIVTSIVGQGRTRIEVNAEMDFNKITETSDSFDPDGQVVRSTQTRSEAANSQETENTDGVTVGNELPNAEENQNDAAGRKENSNTTEELINYEISRVTKTEVVQGGRVKRLSVAVLVDGDYEKDANGDLVYQPRSPEELDQIATLVRSAVGYDQTRGDKIEVINLQFAEGPEPIFDDEGSELFAFTKDDYVRFAELGILLIMTLLVLLMVVRPLMKRMFEKPEQIKDGEHVVVGVDGVPMIVGENGELVPASESGEDLDHPTMRAIEHAQLQGALQADTLIKVGEMVKENPEEAAKIIRLWLQDAA, encoded by the coding sequence GTGAACGGCATTCTCGACTTTTTAAAAACGCTTGGTCCAGCGAGACTCGCAGCCATGGGTGTGGTGACCGCAGCCCTGATAGGCTTCTTTGCCTTCATCATGCTGCGTGTAACGGAACCAACCCTTGCGCCACTCTATACCGACCTGTCGTTCGAGGATTCCATCCAGATCACCAAACTTCTGGAAGCACAGAATGTTACCCACGTGATCCGTGACGAAGGCGCGGTCATTCTTGCCCCCAAGCCCGACATTCTGCGCCTGCGCATGCAGCTGGCCGAGAGTGGCCTGCCGAACGGCGGCAATGTTGGCTATGAGATCTTTGACAAGAGCGAAACTCTGGGCACGACGAGCTTCGTTCAGAATGTCAACCATCTGCGCGCCCTGGAGGGTGAGCTGTCGCGTTCGATCCGCACCATCCGCAATGTTCGCAAGGCCCGGGTCCATCTGGTCCTGCCCAAGCGCCAGCTTTTCAAGCGCGATCAGAAACCGCCCTCGGCATCCATCGCGGTAAAGCTTCAGGGCAGCCTTAACCCGACACAGATTCAGGCGATCCAGCATCTGGTCGCTTCGGCCGTTGAAGGGCTCGATCCGCAGAATGTGACCATCATCGATGGCCGCGGACGACTTTTGGCCACCGGCCGAGGAAGCGGCGACAGCTTCCTGTCCACAAGCATGGATGAGCGCCGCATCGAAATGGAAAACCGCCTGCGCGATCAGGTGCAGGAAATTGTCACCTCCATTGTTGGTCAGGGTCGCACCCGCATTGAAGTCAACGCCGAGATGGACTTCAACAAGATCACCGAAACCTCTGACTCCTTCGATCCGGATGGTCAGGTGGTTCGCTCGACCCAAACACGCTCGGAAGCTGCCAACAGTCAGGAAACCGAAAACACGGACGGTGTCACGGTTGGGAACGAGTTGCCCAACGCCGAAGAAAACCAGAATGACGCGGCAGGCCGCAAGGAAAATTCCAATACCACCGAGGAACTCATCAACTATGAGATCTCTCGGGTCACCAAAACCGAAGTGGTTCAGGGTGGGCGGGTTAAACGCCTGTCGGTCGCCGTTCTCGTCGATGGCGACTATGAGAAGGATGCCAACGGCGACCTTGTCTATCAGCCTCGCTCACCCGAAGAACTCGACCAGATCGCAACGCTTGTCCGCTCCGCAGTCGGCTATGACCAGACCCGCGGCGACAAGATCGAAGTGATCAACCTTCAGTTCGCCGAAGGACCGGAACCGATCTTTGATGATGAAGGCTCCGAGCTGTTCGCCTTCACCAAGGATGACTATGTGCGCTTTGCCGAACTGGGCATCCTTCTGATCATGACCCTTCTGGTGCTGCTGATGGTCGTTCGTCCGTTGATGAAACGCATGTTCGAAAAACCTGAGCAGATCAAGGATGGCGAGCACGTCGTGGTCGGTGTGGATGGTGTGCCGATGATCGTCGGTGAAAATGGTGAACTCGTTCCTGCCTCTGAGAGCGGCGAGGATTTGGATCACCCGACAATGCGCGCCATCGAGCACGCCCAGCTTCAGGGCGCACTGCAGGCCGACACTCTTATCAAGGTCGGCGAGATGGTCAAAGAGAACCCCGAAGAGGCAGCCAAGATCATTCGTCTTTGGCTCCAGGATGCGGCGTGA
- a CDS encoding flagellar hook assembly protein FlgD codes for MTSIGSIIPQTSGSASKDADTLVQNYETFLTILTTQLQHQDPMDPMDSNQFTEQLVQFSGVEQQIRSNEQLENLANMMTSSNALGVLNFVGTTVTIDGSRAVLGEYGSASFAFDAESEGTADITITNENGQTIYSQTEVPISQGNQAFRWDGTDNAGNRMSRGTYSIKIDATDTNEDPIAIETDTTGVVENVDISSNEPMLLVGGQLIPTSQIKSVAAAVQTETE; via the coding sequence ATGACAAGCATTGGCTCGATCATTCCCCAAACCAGCGGAAGCGCGTCCAAGGATGCGGACACGCTGGTCCAGAATTACGAGACCTTCTTGACGATCCTGACAACGCAATTGCAGCATCAGGATCCGATGGACCCCATGGATTCCAACCAGTTCACGGAACAGCTGGTCCAATTCTCTGGTGTCGAGCAACAGATCCGATCCAACGAGCAGTTGGAGAACCTCGCCAACATGATGACGTCGTCCAACGCTCTGGGCGTCCTCAACTTCGTTGGCACGACGGTAACGATCGATGGCTCGAGGGCCGTTCTGGGTGAATACGGCTCAGCCAGCTTCGCATTCGATGCCGAGAGCGAGGGCACCGCGGACATCACCATCACCAACGAGAATGGTCAGACCATATACAGCCAGACAGAGGTGCCCATCAGTCAGGGCAATCAGGCCTTCCGGTGGGATGGTACCGACAACGCCGGCAACCGGATGTCGAGGGGCACCTACAGCATCAAAATCGATGCCACCGATACCAACGAGGACCCCATCGCCATCGAAACAGACACCACAGGCGTTGTGGAGAATGTCGATATTTCATCGAACGAGCCCATGCTTTTGGTCGGAGGCCAACTTATTCCCACGTCCCAGATCAAGTCTGTCGCTGCAGCCGTCCAGACGGAAACCGAATAA
- the mnmA gene encoding tRNA 2-thiouridine(34) synthase MnmA has protein sequence MLNSLDLPGRPEDTRVVVAMSGGVDSSVTAALLKHQGYDVIGVTLQLYDHGKAMHRAGACCAGQDIQDARRVAEHLDIPHYVLDYESRFKEAVIDRFAESYLSGETPVPCVTCNQTVKFEDLLETAKEFGADCMATGHYISSKMVGNQRVLFRPYDEDRDQTYFLFATTQEQIDFLRFPLGGMPKPEARALARELGLSVADKQDSQDICFVPTGKYTDVIERLHPGAAEPGDIVHIDGRILGEHKGIIHYTVGQRRGLGISSGDPLYVVKLDPVRQQVIVGPRDALVTRRLKLREVNWLGPQTFAEFPKSGLEIYAKVRSTRPPKEALLFAMPDGGFEVELMDGEQGVAPGQACVFYNGVEKESQLWGGGWIASTKTDVVIPDVIRVNGDQALKTTIVGAK, from the coding sequence ATGCTAAACAGTCTCGATTTGCCTGGTCGCCCAGAAGACACCCGTGTTGTTGTAGCCATGTCCGGCGGTGTGGATTCGTCGGTAACGGCGGCTTTGCTCAAACATCAGGGGTACGACGTCATCGGCGTGACCCTGCAACTCTATGATCATGGCAAGGCAATGCACCGGGCTGGTGCCTGTTGCGCCGGTCAGGATATCCAGGATGCGCGCCGTGTGGCCGAGCATCTCGATATTCCTCATTATGTGCTCGACTACGAAAGCCGCTTCAAGGAAGCGGTGATCGACCGCTTTGCCGAGAGCTACCTATCCGGTGAGACGCCGGTGCCGTGCGTGACGTGTAACCAGACGGTCAAGTTCGAGGATTTGCTCGAAACGGCCAAGGAATTTGGTGCCGACTGCATGGCGACCGGCCATTATATCTCGTCCAAGATGGTCGGGAATCAGCGGGTATTGTTCCGTCCCTACGACGAGGATCGCGATCAGACCTATTTCCTGTTTGCTACCACGCAGGAGCAGATCGACTTTCTGCGCTTCCCGCTGGGCGGTATGCCCAAGCCGGAAGCCCGTGCTCTGGCGCGTGAGCTTGGCCTTAGCGTCGCTGACAAGCAGGACAGTCAGGATATCTGTTTCGTTCCAACGGGCAAATATACCGATGTGATTGAGCGCCTGCATCCCGGTGCTGCCGAACCCGGCGACATCGTCCATATCGATGGTCGGATTTTGGGCGAGCACAAGGGGATCATCCATTATACGGTGGGCCAGAGACGGGGACTTGGCATCTCGTCAGGCGATCCGCTCTATGTGGTCAAACTCGATCCGGTGCGCCAGCAGGTGATTGTCGGGCCGCGCGATGCGCTCGTCACCCGGCGGCTGAAGCTCAGGGAGGTCAATTGGCTCGGGCCTCAGACCTTTGCGGAATTTCCCAAGAGCGGGCTTGAAATCTATGCCAAGGTACGCTCAACGCGTCCACCCAAGGAAGCGCTGCTGTTTGCCATGCCGGATGGTGGCTTTGAAGTGGAGCTGATGGACGGCGAACAGGGTGTCGCGCCCGGTCAGGCCTGTGTCTTTTACAACGGTGTCGAGAAGGAATCCCAGCTTTGGGGCGGCGGCTGGATCGCGAGCACCAAGACGGATGTCGTTATCCCGGACGTGATCCGCGTCAACGGGGATCAGGCGCTCAAGACGACTATAGTCGGTGCCAAGTAA
- a CDS encoding flagellar hook-length control protein FliK, which produces MVVQYTGMTDVMASARSSVANSKGQTRSDRSGTSFDQHLKEQTKAASSRDNRTEQDARAADTGARTSSRTSNEVDQTTKAAATDQSRSAQSAKASSDKAEDVTQSASTHSEITLQIEQQADEATPDTKTEDAEAAATQQAATDIIAELPATNMPDESSEGELAGKTTNGPPATSPDMTDVAGDMAESPANTTPGQPGTGAAPDGPANGQAGSETAPLTPTAPATPDIPTADGESSAAKQAQEAATGSNAPAVTNTQTNPQTHEDATTKAAATPPVTPLDPTGATGSTGKASDADHVDEANTGSRPAPVTSQPDQTDKAATATASDTAAANKGATETVHVDDGAVVGQQTAASAPSDGQSGDGNTQVSDKTVTKETDSANQTDAPKKRDPVALTLPEQQQSAPQATGQQGDVIATKAAAEQSAPQDAKTLTTEAQVSNTRAEQVATKDKKPNAQVTTPATGTETPPEAKTVNADTSTDADAQGQQTGKEEVKAARPDQPAPKQAGKSTDGPTQQPQTASTDADPKPSARPSDSQPSANDGVNDADRSRSARSPEGSTEAPKEAGKQAPKGEAFSQLMAKLDGANGLKDQGMQTDPTLRFDTAAATQGDASTVRLTGMEHLGRPGQMPQQAAMANAQALAAQISKFANKGETRFEIRLDPADLGKVDVRLTIGSDGQARAHLFVEKSETMDFLMRDQRFLERSLQQSGINLDKQGVEYSLMNQQGRQQQMAGEQNQQQQFEQDGFAGKRQTEDESLPPPSIVEPNYSGTYMASNGVNLVI; this is translated from the coding sequence ATGGTAGTTCAGTATACAGGAATGACCGATGTGATGGCCAGTGCGCGCTCGTCTGTGGCGAACAGCAAGGGGCAGACGCGCAGCGATCGTTCGGGCACGAGCTTTGATCAGCATCTGAAGGAACAGACCAAAGCGGCTTCGTCCAGAGACAACCGGACGGAACAGGATGCACGTGCGGCCGACACCGGCGCGCGCACGTCCTCGCGCACGTCCAATGAGGTTGACCAGACCACCAAAGCTGCGGCAACAGATCAATCCCGTTCGGCTCAATCTGCGAAAGCATCATCCGACAAGGCAGAGGACGTGACACAGTCCGCCTCGACCCATTCGGAGATCACCCTGCAGATCGAGCAGCAGGCCGATGAGGCGACGCCCGATACCAAGACCGAAGACGCCGAAGCGGCAGCCACGCAGCAAGCAGCAACCGATATCATTGCCGAGTTGCCCGCAACGAACATGCCCGATGAAAGCAGCGAAGGGGAACTGGCCGGCAAAACCACGAATGGTCCGCCCGCGACCTCTCCTGACATGACTGATGTTGCCGGCGATATGGCTGAGAGCCCGGCGAACACCACGCCCGGACAGCCCGGGACAGGCGCGGCACCCGACGGCCCTGCCAATGGTCAGGCAGGCAGCGAGACCGCACCTCTGACCCCGACCGCCCCTGCGACACCTGACATACCGACCGCCGATGGCGAAAGCTCTGCCGCGAAGCAGGCACAAGAGGCCGCCACGGGTTCGAATGCACCGGCTGTGACCAACACCCAGACCAATCCACAGACACATGAGGACGCGACGACAAAGGCGGCTGCGACACCGCCCGTCACGCCTCTTGATCCGACAGGAGCGACTGGCTCGACTGGAAAGGCGTCAGACGCCGATCATGTTGACGAGGCCAACACCGGCTCCCGCCCTGCTCCAGTCACCTCACAGCCTGACCAGACTGACAAGGCTGCCACCGCAACCGCTTCCGACACAGCCGCCGCGAACAAAGGGGCGACCGAGACTGTCCATGTAGATGATGGCGCCGTGGTCGGTCAGCAAACCGCGGCCTCAGCACCATCTGACGGCCAGTCAGGCGATGGCAACACGCAGGTCTCCGACAAGACGGTAACGAAAGAGACGGACAGCGCGAACCAGACGGATGCACCAAAGAAGCGCGACCCGGTCGCCCTGACGCTCCCCGAACAGCAGCAATCCGCGCCTCAAGCGACTGGGCAGCAAGGTGACGTGATCGCAACAAAGGCGGCTGCCGAGCAAAGTGCACCGCAAGATGCAAAAACCCTAACCACTGAGGCACAGGTCTCGAACACCCGCGCAGAACAGGTCGCAACCAAGGACAAGAAGCCGAACGCTCAAGTGACCACACCTGCGACAGGCACCGAAACGCCCCCTGAAGCCAAGACCGTGAATGCGGACACCAGCACTGACGCGGATGCACAAGGACAGCAAACGGGCAAAGAGGAGGTCAAAGCCGCTCGCCCGGACCAGCCCGCACCGAAACAGGCAGGCAAATCAACTGATGGGCCAACCCAGCAGCCTCAAACGGCCAGCACGGACGCGGATCCAAAGCCCAGCGCCCGCCCGTCGGATAGTCAGCCATCCGCCAATGACGGAGTGAATGACGCCGACAGGTCCCGCTCCGCACGATCTCCAGAGGGATCAACAGAAGCCCCCAAGGAAGCTGGAAAGCAGGCACCCAAGGGCGAAGCCTTCTCGCAACTGATGGCCAAGCTTGATGGCGCAAACGGCCTGAAGGATCAAGGGATGCAAACAGACCCGACCTTGCGGTTTGATACGGCAGCAGCCACCCAGGGTGATGCCAGCACCGTACGCCTGACCGGCATGGAACATTTGGGTCGCCCCGGACAGATGCCACAACAGGCTGCCATGGCGAATGCTCAGGCCCTTGCCGCGCAGATCTCCAAGTTCGCCAACAAGGGCGAAACCCGCTTCGAGATCCGTCTTGACCCTGCGGACCTTGGCAAGGTCGATGTGCGCCTGACCATCGGCTCTGACGGTCAGGCCCGTGCGCATCTGTTTGTCGAGAAGTCAGAAACCATGGACTTCCTGATGCGGGATCAGCGCTTCCTTGAGCGCAGCCTGCAACAGAGCGGCATCAATCTGGACAAACAGGGCGTCGAATACTCCCTGATGAACCAGCAGGGACGACAGCAGCAAATGGCTGGCGAGCAGAACCAGCAGCAACAGTTTGAACAGGATGGCTTTGCCGGCAAACGGCAGACAGAGGACGAGTCATTGCCCCCACCCTCCATTGTGGAGCCAAATTACTCCGGCACCTACATGGCGTCGAATGGCGTCAATCTGGTGATTTGA
- the fliN gene encoding flagellar motor switch protein FliN, with protein MSDETQDDSLALQEQDGKASNAFAADANTHKNAADLEAVFDVPVRVSAILGRAKMPVSELLNLDVGNVLELDRKVGEAVDIYVNSRLVARGEVVLVEEKLGVTMTEIIKTEK; from the coding sequence ATGAGTGATGAAACACAAGATGACAGCCTCGCCCTCCAGGAGCAGGATGGGAAGGCATCAAACGCTTTTGCAGCAGATGCAAACACCCACAAGAACGCCGCCGATCTGGAAGCGGTGTTCGATGTACCCGTGCGCGTATCCGCCATTCTGGGCCGCGCCAAAATGCCCGTTAGTGAATTGCTGAATCTCGATGTCGGAAACGTCCTCGAGCTTGACCGCAAGGTCGGTGAAGCAGTCGACATCTACGTCAACTCGCGCCTCGTGGCGCGCGGTGAAGTGGTGCTCGTTGAAGAAAAACTCGGCGTCACCATGACCGAGATCATCAAAACAGAGAAGTAG
- a CDS encoding FliH/SctL family protein, translating into MANAARYLFDLDFSAPPEPEVQEVIEETPPEPMITVAEHERLLAEAVERARLAGEQAARADREQLASEESLTIQKTILEEVGMIYTEVGVLLQRLERDASNLAFAFASRFAEHLVAQEPKSEVQALLHQILAPLRKTPHISIRLNDEIAEEIRVAVDLQMAELGFEGTLTVLPDPAIMPGDCEVEWADGGIGRNMRSAIRQVEQIVAEHFAHVPPDEDEDEDTSDGEANQHTNEDKDPEAQENEAQDNKAQDNKAQDNEAKDETNPDAAFEPNESPTDNTDAETKQQEGAFEDRAMESDDMQQEAQESPLASNQDSNTPDADNADLDDLPEQSKSIPATEIPDADFSSDFSPEVDPEIGGGPVSDTAPETEEDML; encoded by the coding sequence ATGGCAAACGCCGCTCGTTATCTTTTCGATCTGGACTTTTCGGCGCCACCGGAGCCGGAAGTTCAGGAAGTGATCGAAGAGACGCCACCAGAGCCGATGATTACGGTTGCCGAGCACGAGCGCCTTCTTGCAGAGGCCGTCGAACGCGCACGGCTGGCCGGCGAACAAGCCGCGCGCGCGGACCGCGAGCAGCTCGCCAGTGAAGAGAGCCTTACCATCCAGAAGACAATTCTGGAAGAAGTCGGCATGATCTATACCGAGGTTGGCGTGCTGCTTCAGCGTCTCGAACGCGATGCCTCCAATCTGGCCTTCGCATTTGCCTCTCGCTTTGCTGAGCATCTGGTTGCCCAGGAGCCCAAATCGGAAGTGCAGGCCTTGCTGCACCAGATTCTCGCTCCCTTGCGCAAGACCCCACATATCTCGATCCGCCTCAATGACGAAATTGCTGAGGAGATCCGGGTCGCAGTGGATCTGCAGATGGCAGAACTCGGTTTTGAAGGCACCCTTACCGTTCTTCCCGACCCGGCCATCATGCCCGGAGACTGTGAAGTGGAATGGGCCGATGGCGGCATCGGACGCAACATGCGCTCAGCAATCCGTCAGGTCGAGCAGATCGTGGCAGAACATTTCGCCCATGTTCCGCCCGATGAAGATGAAGATGAAGACACTTCTGACGGGGAAGCCAATCAGCACACAAACGAAGACAAAGACCCCGAAGCTCAGGAAAACGAAGCACAGGACAACAAAGCACAGGACAACAAAGCACAGGACAACGAAGCAAAGGACGAGACAAATCCAGACGCCGCTTTCGAACCAAACGAAAGCCCAACTGACAACACCGACGCTGAGACCAAACAGCAGGAAGGAGCATTCGAAGATCGCGCCATGGAAAGCGATGATATGCAACAGGAAGCGCAGGAGTCCCCCCTTGCCTCAAATCAGGACTCCAACACCCCCGATGCAGACAATGCCGATCTGGACGATCTTCCGGAACAATCCAAAAGCATCCCGGCCACCGAGATACCGGACGCTGACTTCTCTAGCGACTTTTCCCCTGAAGTCGACCCTGAAATCGGCGGCGGACCGGTCTCTGACACGGCCCCTGAAACCGAGGAAGACATGCTATGA